From one Streptomyces sp. CA-210063 genomic stretch:
- a CDS encoding DUF6480 family protein, with product MTTPDPDPRRTPGVEPGGGVPPGETPPAEGGTYGISHPEPPELRKGWGPMPLALIMVVVALIAIGLIGMAVALMV from the coding sequence ATGACGACTCCTGATCCCGACCCGCGGCGAACCCCGGGAGTCGAACCGGGCGGCGGGGTGCCACCCGGTGAGACACCACCCGCCGAGGGCGGAACGTACGGCATCTCGCACCCCGAGCCGCCCGAACTGCGCAAGGGGTGGGGGCCGATGCCCCTCGCCCTGATCATGGTCGTGGTGGCGTTGATAGCGATCGGGCTCATCGGCATGGCGGTGGCCCTGATGGTGTGA
- a CDS encoding CBS domain-containing protein, producing the protein MTQHVSDVMTSAPVAVEPQTSVAVVARMMRDENIGAVLVTEGERLRGLVSDRDLVVRAVAKGGDPNNTTVADACSEDLVTVGPDDDVRRAVELMREHSVRRVPVVDEGQHPVGIVSIGDLAIERDPESALGDISAARPNK; encoded by the coding sequence ATGACTCAGCATGTGAGCGACGTGATGACGAGTGCCCCGGTGGCCGTCGAGCCGCAGACCTCGGTGGCGGTCGTGGCCCGGATGATGCGGGACGAGAACATCGGTGCCGTTCTGGTCACCGAGGGCGAGCGCTTGCGGGGGCTGGTCAGTGACCGCGATCTGGTGGTGCGCGCGGTGGCCAAGGGCGGCGACCCCAACAACACGACCGTGGCCGACGCGTGCAGCGAGGACCTCGTCACGGTGGGGCCCGACGACGACGTGCGCCGGGCGGTGGAACTGATGCGTGAGCATTCGGTCCGCCGTGTGCCGGTCGTCGACGAAGGGCAGCACCCGGTGGGCATCGTCTCCATCGGCGACCTGGCCATCGAGCGCGACCCCGAGTCGGCTCTCGGCGACATCAGCGCCGCGAGGCCCAACAAGTGA
- a CDS encoding SRPBCC family protein has translation MSTVKEAVEVEVPVRTAYNQWTQFEEFPNFMEGVEEVRQLDDRHNHWTTKIGGVRREFDTEIVDQMPDDRITWRVVEGEPRQRGSVRFERLDETHTRVELTMDVEPSGMAEKGADMLGVIDRRVKGDLHRFKDYVEGRGGETGAWRGRVRPEDSGPAL, from the coding sequence ATGAGCACGGTGAAGGAAGCAGTGGAGGTCGAGGTGCCCGTGCGCACCGCCTACAACCAGTGGACGCAGTTCGAGGAGTTCCCGAACTTCATGGAGGGCGTCGAGGAGGTACGGCAGCTCGACGATCGGCACAACCACTGGACCACCAAGATCGGCGGGGTGCGGCGCGAGTTCGACACCGAGATCGTCGACCAGATGCCGGACGACCGGATCACCTGGCGGGTCGTCGAAGGCGAGCCCCGGCAGCGGGGATCGGTCAGGTTCGAGCGGCTGGACGAGACCCACACCCGGGTGGAGCTCACGATGGACGTCGAGCCCTCCGGTATGGCCGAGAAGGGCGCGGACATGCTCGGCGTGATCGACCGCCGGGTCAAGGGTGATCTGCACCGCTTCAAGGACTACGTCGAAGGCCGTGGAGGAGAGACGGGCGCCTGGCGGGGACGTGTACGGCCCGAGGATTCCGGTCCGGCCCTCTGA
- a CDS encoding TetR/AcrR family transcriptional regulator: protein MTDTPTPAVRPGKRQGSARARLLAAAARRFYADGVSATGIDTITAEAGVAKMSLYNNFSSKGDLVMAYLDARHEEWLGLYRRRLEEIPDVQGVQGDEGVRDGRGGVLAVFDAYADHAAFTYEHGFRGCGLLNAAAELPAGHEGRDVVRRHKEEVESLLAGHLEELLPDRPEEARAVAEHLSFLLEGAVARAGLEGAATRLEHARTMAANLLDRL, encoded by the coding sequence ATGACCGACACCCCCACTCCGGCAGTGCGCCCCGGCAAGCGGCAGGGAAGCGCGCGCGCCCGGCTGCTCGCCGCCGCCGCGCGCCGCTTCTACGCGGACGGGGTGTCAGCGACAGGCATCGACACGATCACCGCCGAGGCGGGCGTGGCGAAGATGAGCCTGTACAACAACTTCTCCTCCAAGGGCGACCTGGTGATGGCGTACCTCGATGCGCGACATGAGGAGTGGCTGGGCCTGTACCGGCGACGGCTGGAGGAAATCCCGGACGTCCAGGGCGTCCAGGGCGACGAGGGCGTCCGGGACGGTCGCGGCGGCGTACTGGCCGTCTTCGACGCGTACGCCGATCACGCCGCCTTCACCTACGAGCACGGCTTTCGCGGATGCGGACTGCTGAACGCGGCCGCCGAACTGCCCGCCGGGCACGAGGGGCGGGACGTGGTGCGCCGGCACAAGGAGGAAGTCGAGTCCCTGCTCGCCGGGCACCTGGAGGAACTGCTGCCCGACCGGCCGGAGGAGGCCCGCGCGGTGGCGGAGCATCTGTCGTTCCTGCTCGAGGGCGCGGTGGCACGGGCCGGACTGGAGGGAGCGGCCACGCGTCTGGAGCACGCACGGACCATGGCGGCGAACCTGCTGGACCGACTGTGA
- a CDS encoding SDR family oxidoreductase: MEPHDAAAGPDTAPVALITGSDSGIGRASAVRLAESGMDIGVTWHRDQEGARRTADEVRRTGRRAEIEQLDLTRLPQAADVIDRLAERLGRIDVLVNNAGTGTMTPFLDLDLSTVREVVDVDLVGPFLCAQRAARHMIAQGDGGRIINVTSVHEHQPRVGAAPYCAAKGGLGLLSQVMALELAEHGITVNAVAPGEIATPMTGQEDTDVTSERRPGVPLGRPGDAREVAAVIAFLAGEGASYVTGASWVVDGGMLRMGPQAGSHLPDDGWRRP; encoded by the coding sequence ATGGAACCGCACGATGCCGCCGCAGGCCCTGACACCGCCCCCGTGGCGCTGATCACCGGATCCGACTCCGGGATCGGCCGGGCGAGCGCGGTCCGACTGGCCGAGTCCGGCATGGACATCGGCGTCACCTGGCATCGCGATCAGGAAGGCGCCCGGCGGACGGCGGACGAGGTACGCCGGACCGGGCGCCGCGCCGAGATCGAGCAGCTGGACCTCACCCGGCTTCCGCAGGCCGCGGACGTCATCGACCGGCTGGCCGAGCGGCTCGGCAGGATCGACGTGCTGGTCAACAATGCGGGGACCGGCACCATGACGCCCTTCCTCGACCTGGATCTCAGCACCGTCCGCGAGGTCGTGGATGTGGATCTGGTGGGGCCGTTCCTGTGTGCTCAGCGCGCCGCCCGTCACATGATCGCCCAGGGTGACGGCGGTCGGATCATCAACGTGACCAGCGTCCATGAGCATCAGCCGCGGGTGGGCGCGGCGCCGTACTGCGCGGCCAAGGGCGGCCTCGGACTGCTCTCCCAGGTCATGGCGCTGGAACTGGCCGAGCACGGGATCACTGTCAACGCCGTCGCTCCCGGAGAGATCGCCACCCCGATGACCGGCCAGGAGGACACCGACGTCACCTCCGAACGGCGGCCCGGTGTGCCACTGGGCCGCCCGGGCGATGCCCGCGAGGTCGCGGCCGTGATCGCCTTCCTCGCCGGGGAGGGCGCGTCGTATGTCACGGGCGCCTCCTGGGTGGTGGACGGAGGGATGCTGCGGATGGGCCCGCAGGCCGGCAGCCATCTCCCCGACGACGGCTGGCGGCGCCCTTGA
- a CDS encoding DMT family transporter has protein sequence MGSLCVLLASVLWGTTGTAATFAPAVGPLAIGAAAMGLGGLLQALMAAPRIAREATALRAQRGVVVLGALSVGAYPLAFYSSMHLAGVAAGTVVSIGSAPLASAVIERVVDKRRLTRRWMIGASLGLSGTVLLCVAEAARAHDGPGARSAQSIVLGVGLGLVAGFTYALYSWAAHRLISHGVTSGAAMGTVFGLGGLLLLPVLLTTGAPLLDSWSNAAVGAYMALVPMFLGYVLFGWGLAHVPASTATTLSLLEPAVAAVLAVLVVGERLPPLGWSGIALVVGCLAVLTTPTRTTAPTRPVSGLPDVTSVEGEGVDENDRQRRR, from the coding sequence ATGGGCTCGCTGTGCGTGCTCCTGGCGTCGGTGCTGTGGGGCACCACGGGCACCGCCGCGACCTTCGCCCCAGCCGTGGGCCCTCTCGCGATCGGGGCCGCGGCCATGGGCCTGGGCGGACTGCTCCAAGCCCTCATGGCGGCCCCCCGGATCGCCCGGGAAGCGACCGCGCTGCGCGCGCAGCGCGGTGTCGTCGTGCTCGGGGCGCTGTCGGTGGGGGCCTACCCGCTGGCGTTCTACAGCTCCATGCACCTGGCCGGGGTCGCCGCCGGAACCGTGGTGTCGATCGGCTCGGCCCCGCTCGCCTCGGCCGTGATCGAGCGCGTGGTGGACAAACGCCGCCTCACGCGCCGCTGGATGATCGGCGCCTCCCTCGGCCTGTCCGGAACCGTGCTGCTGTGCGTGGCCGAAGCGGCCCGGGCGCACGACGGCCCCGGGGCCCGCTCCGCGCAGAGCATCGTGCTCGGCGTGGGGCTGGGCCTGGTGGCGGGCTTCACCTACGCCCTGTACTCCTGGGCGGCCCACCGCCTGATCAGCCATGGCGTCACCTCGGGCGCGGCCATGGGCACCGTCTTCGGGCTGGGCGGGCTGCTGCTCCTGCCCGTGCTGCTGACCACCGGCGCCCCGCTTCTCGACTCCTGGTCCAACGCGGCCGTCGGCGCCTACATGGCCCTCGTACCCATGTTCCTCGGCTACGTCCTGTTCGGCTGGGGCCTGGCGCACGTCCCGGCGAGCACCGCGACCACGCTCTCGCTCCTGGAACCCGCCGTCGCGGCCGTACTCGCCGTACTCGTCGTCGGTGAACGCCTGCCCCCGCTCGGCTGGTCCGGCATCGCCCTGGTCGTCGGCTGCCTCGCCGTGCTCACCACGCCGACCCGCACCACGGCCCCGACACGGCCGGTGTCCGGGCTCCCTGACGTCACGTCCGTCGAGGGGGAGGGCGTCGACGAGAACGACCGACAGCGACGACGGTGA